One window of the Pseudomonas sp. S04 genome contains the following:
- the cysD gene encoding sulfate adenylyltransferase subunit CysD, translating into MVDKLTHLKQLEAESIHIIREVAAEFDNPVMLYSIGKDSAVMLHLARKAFFPGKLPFPVMHVDTQWKFQEMYSFRDKMVAELGLDLITHVNPDGVAQGINPFTHGSAKHTDIMKTEGLKQALDKHGFDAAFGGARRDEEKSRAKERVYSFRDSKHRWDPKNQRPELWNVYNGKVNKGESIRVFPLSNWTELDIWQYIYLEGIPIVPLYFAAEREVIEKNGTLIMIDDERILEHLSDEDKARIVKKKVRFRTLGCYPLTGAVESEAESLTDIIQEMLLTRTSERQGRVIDHDGAGSMEDKKRQGYF; encoded by the coding sequence ATGGTCGACAAACTGACGCATCTGAAACAGCTGGAGGCGGAAAGCATCCACATCATCCGCGAGGTGGCCGCCGAGTTCGATAACCCGGTGATGCTGTACTCCATCGGTAAAGACTCCGCCGTGATGCTGCACCTGGCACGCAAGGCGTTCTTCCCGGGCAAGCTGCCGTTTCCGGTGATGCACGTCGACACCCAGTGGAAATTCCAGGAGATGTACAGCTTCCGTGACAAAATGGTCGCCGAGCTGGGCCTGGACCTGATCACCCACGTCAACCCGGACGGTGTTGCGCAGGGCATCAACCCATTCACCCACGGCAGTGCCAAACACACCGACATCATGAAGACCGAAGGCCTGAAACAGGCTTTGGACAAGCATGGTTTCGACGCCGCCTTCGGTGGTGCGCGCCGCGATGAAGAGAAATCCCGCGCCAAGGAGCGCGTGTACTCGTTCCGCGACAGCAAGCACCGCTGGGACCCGAAAAACCAGCGCCCCGAGCTGTGGAACGTGTACAACGGCAAGGTCAACAAGGGCGAGTCGATCCGCGTCTTCCCACTGTCGAACTGGACCGAGCTGGATATCTGGCAGTACATCTACCTGGAAGGCATCCCGATCGTGCCGCTGTACTTCGCCGCTGAACGCGAGGTCATCGAGAAAAATGGCACGCTGATCATGATCGACGACGAGCGCATCCTCGAACACCTGAGCGATGAAGACAAAGCCCGCATCGTCAAAAAGAAAGTGCGTTTCCGTACCCTTGGTTGCTACCCGTTGACGGGCGCGGTGGAGTCCGAGGCTGAAAGCCTCACGGACATCATTCAGGAAATGCTCCTGACGCGAACTTCCGAGCGCCAGGGCCGTGTCATCGACCACGATGGCGCCGGCTCGATGGAAGACAAAAAACGTCAAGGTTATTTCTAA
- a CDS encoding transposase, which yields MRNSYSNEFKLKAVLMVLDEGLAVPDVCASLNIGPTALRRWVDQVRKERLGSTPVGAKAITPEQKEIQALKALLKQKDRDIEILKKASALLLMDSKDHFR from the coding sequence ATGCGTAACTCCTACTCCAACGAGTTCAAACTCAAAGCTGTGCTTATGGTGCTTGATGAGGGGCTAGCTGTCCCAGATGTCTGCGCCAGCCTGAACATCGGACCTACCGCATTACGTCGTTGGGTCGATCAAGTCCGCAAGGAGCGTCTGGGTTCAACACCGGTGGGGGCGAAAGCTATTACGCCTGAGCAAAAAGAGATTCAGGCGCTTAAAGCCCTGCTCAAGCAAAAAGATCGGGATATCGAAATCCTAAAAAAGGCCAGTGCTCTCCTGCTTATGGACTCCAAAGATCATTTCCGCTGA
- a CDS encoding IS3 family transposase, protein MISELGEQYGISDCCRVFEVNRSSFYVWRQRQGRSNPEREKLIVVLIKQHKESRGSAGARTLSKELQAKGHRVGRYMARSLMKEAGIVSRQRRRHKYKSSGVEALVAPHELKRKFDVSAINQVWCGDVTYIQIGKRWLYFAAVLDLFARRLVGWSFSLISDATLTCEALRMAVELRGRPKEVLFHSDQGCQYTSHKFRNELVAHRINQSMSRKGQCWDNAPMERFFGSLKSEWMPEGGYSSEQEARADLQQYVMRYNNSRLHSYNDYRSPVAMEKMVA, encoded by the coding sequence CTGATCAGCGAGCTAGGCGAGCAGTACGGCATTAGTGATTGTTGTCGTGTATTTGAAGTTAATCGAAGCAGTTTTTACGTCTGGCGTCAGCGTCAGGGCCGATCGAATCCTGAACGCGAGAAGCTCATCGTTGTTTTGATCAAGCAACACAAGGAGTCGAGGGGCTCTGCCGGTGCTCGGACTCTTTCCAAAGAACTGCAAGCAAAGGGACATCGCGTGGGGCGCTACATGGCTCGCAGCCTAATGAAAGAGGCCGGTATCGTCAGTCGTCAGCGGCGCCGCCACAAATACAAATCTTCGGGCGTAGAGGCCTTGGTGGCGCCTCACGAGCTCAAGCGCAAGTTTGATGTCTCGGCGATCAATCAAGTCTGGTGCGGGGACGTTACCTACATTCAGATCGGTAAGCGTTGGCTGTATTTCGCGGCGGTTCTGGATTTATTTGCACGCCGCCTCGTGGGGTGGTCATTTTCACTGATATCCGATGCCACATTGACGTGCGAAGCGTTACGCATGGCGGTTGAGCTGCGAGGACGCCCCAAAGAGGTGTTGTTTCATTCCGACCAGGGATGCCAGTACACCAGTCACAAGTTCAGGAATGAGTTGGTGGCACACAGGATCAACCAGAGCATGAGTCGCAAGGGGCAATGTTGGGACAACGCCCCAATGGAGCGCTTCTTTGGCAGCCTGAAATCAGAATGGATGCCTGAAGGCGGATACAGCTCGGAGCAGGAAGCCCGAGCTGATTTGCAGCAATACGTGATGCGCTACAACAACTCCAGGCTCCACAGCTACAACGACTATCGCTCGCCGGTAGCCATGGAAAAAATGGTCGCGTAG
- the pta gene encoding phosphate acetyltransferase: MQTFFIAPTDFGVGLTSISLGLVRTLERAGLKVGFFKPIAQPHPGDTGPERSTELVARTHGLKPPQPLGLAHVERMLGDGQLDELLEEIITLYQQAAVGKDVLIVEGMVPTRSASYAARVNLHLAKSLDAEVILVSAPENEVLTELSGRVELQAQLFGGPKDPKVLGVILNKVKTEESMEAFAARLKEHSPLLRSGDFRLLGCIPFQPELNAPRTRDVADLMGAQVLNAGDFETRRMTKIIICARTMRNTVELLKPGVLVVTPGDRDDIILAVSLAAMNGVPLAGLLLTSDTLPDPRIMDLCRGALQAGLPVLSVSSGSYDTANQLNGLNKEIPIDDRERAEIITDFVASHLDANWLHQRCGTPREMRLSPAVFRYQLIQRAQAANKRIVLPEGSEPLTVQAAAICQARGIARCVLLAKPADVEAVARAQGIELPPGLEILDPDLIRDRYVEPMVALRKTKSLNAPMAEQQLEDTVVIGTMMLALDEVDGLVSGVIHSTANTIRPALQLIKTAPGCTLVSSVFFMLFPEEVLVYGDCIMNPHPSANELAEIALQSADSAAAFGITPRVAMLSYSSGDSASGEEVEKVREATLLAHEAQNSLLIDGPLQYDAAANADVARQLAPNSQVAGRATVFIFPDLNSGNTTHKAVQRSADCVSLGPMLQGLRKPVNDLPRGAQVDDIVYTIALTAIQAANRPMDL; the protein is encoded by the coding sequence ATGCAAACTTTTTTTATCGCACCCACCGATTTTGGTGTGGGCCTGACTTCCATCAGCCTCGGGCTGGTGCGTACCCTGGAACGTGCTGGGTTGAAAGTCGGCTTCTTCAAACCGATTGCCCAGCCGCACCCCGGCGACACCGGGCCTGAACGCTCCACCGAACTGGTGGCCCGTACCCATGGCCTGAAGCCGCCTCAACCGTTGGGCCTGGCGCATGTCGAGCGGATGCTCGGCGACGGCCAACTGGACGAACTGCTGGAAGAAATCATCACCCTGTACCAGCAAGCCGCCGTCGGCAAAGACGTGCTGATCGTCGAAGGCATGGTGCCGACCCGCAGCGCCAGCTATGCCGCCCGGGTCAACCTGCACCTGGCCAAAAGCCTGGATGCCGAGGTGATCCTGGTCTCGGCGCCGGAAAACGAAGTGCTCACCGAACTGTCCGGGCGCGTCGAGTTGCAGGCGCAACTGTTCGGCGGCCCGAAAGACCCGAAAGTCCTCGGCGTGATCCTCAACAAGGTCAAGACCGAGGAAAGCATGGAGGCCTTCGCCGCGCGCCTGAAAGAACACTCGCCGTTGCTGCGCAGCGGTGACTTCCGGCTGCTCGGCTGTATCCCGTTCCAACCGGAGCTCAATGCCCCGCGTACCCGCGATGTGGCCGACCTGATGGGCGCGCAAGTGCTCAATGCCGGCGACTTCGAAACCCGGCGCATGACCAAGATCATCATTTGTGCGCGGACCATGCGCAACACCGTGGAGCTGCTCAAGCCCGGCGTGCTGGTGGTGACCCCGGGGGATCGCGACGACATCATCCTGGCAGTCAGCCTGGCGGCGATGAACGGCGTGCCGCTGGCCGGCCTGCTGCTGACCAGTGACACCCTGCCCGACCCGCGCATCATGGACCTGTGCCGCGGTGCATTGCAGGCCGGCTTGCCGGTGCTGTCGGTGAGCAGCGGCTCCTACGACACCGCCAACCAGTTGAACGGCCTGAACAAGGAAATCCCGATCGATGACCGCGAGCGCGCGGAAATCATCACCGACTTCGTCGCCAGTCACCTCGACGCCAACTGGCTGCACCAGCGCTGTGGTACGCCGCGAGAAATGCGCCTGTCGCCCGCGGTGTTCCGCTACCAGTTGATCCAGCGCGCCCAGGCAGCCAACAAGCGCATCGTCCTGCCCGAGGGCAGCGAGCCTCTGACCGTGCAGGCGGCAGCCATCTGTCAGGCCCGCGGCATTGCCCGATGCGTGTTGCTGGCCAAACCGGCGGACGTCGAGGCTGTGGCGCGCGCCCAGGGCATCGAGTTGCCGCCTGGCCTGGAGATTCTCGACCCGGACCTGATCCGCGACCGGTATGTCGAACCAATGGTTGCTCTGCGCAAGACCAAGAGCCTCAACGCGCCGATGGCCGAGCAGCAACTGGAAGACACCGTGGTGATCGGCACCATGATGCTGGCGCTGGACGAGGTCGACGGGCTGGTGTCCGGGGTCATTCACTCCACCGCCAATACCATCCGCCCTGCCCTGCAACTGATTAAAACCGCACCGGGCTGCACCTTGGTGTCCTCGGTGTTCTTCATGCTGTTTCCAGAGGAAGTGCTGGTCTACGGCGACTGCATCATGAACCCGCACCCCAGCGCCAACGAGCTGGCGGAAATCGCCCTGCAAAGCGCCGACTCCGCCGCCGCCTTCGGCATCACGCCACGGGTGGCGATGCTCAGCTACTCCAGTGGCGACTCGGCCAGCGGCGAAGAAGTGGAGAAAGTACGCGAGGCCACGCTATTGGCCCACGAAGCGCAAAATTCGCTGCTGATCGACGGGCCGCTGCAGTACGACGCCGCCGCCAACGCAGACGTCGCGCGACAACTGGCCCCCAACAGCCAGGTAGCCGGGCGCGCCACGGTGTTCATTTTCCCCGACCTCAACAGTGGCAACACCACCCACAAGGCCGTGCAGCGCAGTGCCGATTGCGTCAGCCTCGGACCGATGCTGCAAGGCCTGCGCAAACCAGTGAACGACTTGCCGCGCGGCGCGCAGGTCGACGACATCGTCTACACCATCGCCCTGACCGCGATTCAGGCCGCCAACCGACCTATGGATCTCTAA
- a CDS encoding Nif3-like dinuclear metal center hexameric protein: MAVALSTLVAEADRYLGSSRIADYCPNGLQVEGRPQVMRIVSGVTASQALLDAAVEASADLILVHHGYFWKGESPCITGMKQRRLKTLLKHDISLLAYHLPLDLHPEVGNNVQLARQLEITVEGPLDPDNAKVVGLVGSLAEPMTARDFARHVQQVMGREPLLIEGEQMIRRVGWCTGGGQGYIDQAVQAGVDLYLSGEASEQTFHSARENGISFVAAGHHATERYGVQALGEYLARRFALEHIFIDCPNPI, encoded by the coding sequence ATGGCCGTTGCCCTGAGCACCCTGGTAGCAGAAGCGGATCGTTACCTTGGCAGTTCGCGGATTGCCGATTATTGCCCCAATGGCCTGCAGGTCGAGGGGCGGCCGCAAGTCATGCGTATCGTCAGCGGCGTCACGGCCAGCCAGGCCTTGCTCGATGCCGCCGTCGAAGCCAGCGCCGACCTGATCCTGGTCCACCATGGCTACTTCTGGAAGGGCGAAAGCCCGTGCATCACCGGCATGAAGCAGCGCCGGCTCAAGACCCTGCTCAAACACGACATCAGCCTGCTGGCCTACCACCTGCCGCTGGACCTGCATCCGGAAGTGGGCAACAACGTGCAACTGGCCCGGCAACTGGAGATTACCGTGGAAGGCCCGCTGGACCCAGACAATGCCAAGGTGGTCGGGCTGGTCGGCTCCCTTGCCGAACCGATGACCGCCCGCGACTTTGCCCGCCACGTGCAGCAGGTCATGGGCCGCGAGCCGCTGTTGATCGAAGGCGAGCAGATGATCCGGCGAGTCGGCTGGTGCACCGGCGGCGGGCAGGGCTATATCGACCAGGCAGTGCAGGCCGGCGTCGACCTGTACCTGAGCGGTGAAGCGTCGGAGCAGACCTTCCACAGCGCCCGGGAAAACGGCATCAGTTTCGTCGCCGCCGGTCACCACGCCACCGAACGCTACGGCGTGCAGGCGCTGGGAGAATACCTGGCGCGTCGGTTTGCCCTGGAGCACATCTTCATCGACTGCCCAAACCCGATCTGA
- a CDS encoding acyltransferase: MLDFLPGAVRGVIAALLLALNTLLLCSFLFCVAIFKVLPFALTQRFTAWLMNHTHEAWISNNKAWMRLVCRTRWHLSGLEGLDYQHSYLITSNHQSWVDIMVLQYLLNRKIRPLKFFLKQELIWVPVIGLAWWALGFPFMKRYSKAYLEKHPEKKGKDLETTRKTCAKFRNNPVGMFNFAEGTRFTEAKHKQQQSPFRYLLKPKAGGIAFVLDAMGEQLESVVNVTIHYPAGRPGFWDLLCGNVKEVVVHFQELSIPAQFIGKNYEQDGAYRLQFQGWINQLWEDKDALLAQMHREYPAN; this comes from the coding sequence ATGCTGGATTTTCTCCCTGGCGCCGTGCGTGGCGTGATCGCTGCGCTGCTACTGGCACTCAACACCCTGCTGTTGTGTTCGTTCCTGTTCTGTGTGGCGATCTTCAAGGTCCTGCCGTTCGCCCTCACCCAGCGGTTCACCGCCTGGCTGATGAACCACACCCATGAGGCCTGGATCAGCAACAACAAAGCCTGGATGCGGCTGGTCTGCCGCACCCGCTGGCACCTCAGCGGCCTTGAAGGCCTGGACTACCAGCACTCGTACCTGATCACCAGCAACCACCAGAGCTGGGTCGACATCATGGTGCTGCAGTACCTGTTGAACCGGAAAATCCGCCCGCTGAAATTTTTCCTCAAGCAGGAGTTGATCTGGGTCCCGGTAATTGGCCTGGCCTGGTGGGCCCTGGGCTTTCCGTTCATGAAGCGCTACTCCAAGGCCTACCTGGAAAAACACCCGGAGAAGAAAGGCAAGGACCTGGAAACCACCCGCAAGACCTGTGCGAAATTTCGCAACAATCCGGTGGGCATGTTCAACTTTGCCGAGGGCACGCGCTTCACCGAGGCCAAGCACAAACAGCAGCAATCACCGTTCCGCTACCTGCTCAAGCCCAAGGCCGGCGGGATTGCCTTTGTGCTGGACGCCATGGGCGAGCAGCTTGAATCAGTGGTCAATGTGACCATTCACTACCCCGCCGGGCGCCCGGGTTTCTGGGACCTGCTGTGTGGCAACGTGAAGGAGGTGGTGGTGCATTTCCAGGAGCTGTCGATCCCGGCGCAGTTCATTGGCAAGAACTACGAGCAGGATGGCGCCTACCGCCTGCAGTTCCAGGGCTGGATCAACCAGTTGTGGGAAGACAAGGATGCGCTGCTCGCGCAGATGCATCGGGAATATCCGGCAAACTAA
- the cysN gene encoding sulfate adenylyltransferase subunit CysN gives MSHQSDLISEDILAYLGQHERKELLRFLTCGNVDDGKSTLIGRLLHDSKMIYEDHLEAITRDSKKVGTTGDDIDLALLVDGLQAEREQGITIDVAYRYFSTAKRKFIIADTPGHEQYTRNMATGASTCDLAIILVDARYGVQTQTRRHSFIASLLGIKHIVVAINKMDLKDFDQGVFESIKADYLQFAEGLKLKPTSMHFVPMSALKGDNVVNKSERSPWYTGQSLMEILETVEVAGDRNFTDLRFPVQYVNRPNLNFRGFAGTLASGIVKKGDEIVVLPSGKSSRVKSIVTFEGELEHAGPGQAVTLTMEDEIDISRGDLLVHADNVPPVTDSFEAMLVWMAEEPMLPGKKYDIKRATSYVPGSIASIVNKVDVNTLEEGPASALQLNEIGKVRIALDAPIALDGYESNRTTGAFIIIDRLTNGTVGAGMIVAQPVAHGSATHHGKLAHVATEERAQRFGQQPATVLFSGLSGAGKSTLAYAVERKLFDMGRAVFVLDGQNLRHDLNKGLPQDRAGRTENWRRAAHVARQFNEAGLLTLAAFVAPSSEGREQAKDLIGKDRLLTVYVQASPAVCAERDPQGLYAAAGDNIPGESFPYDVPLDADLVVDTQALSLEDSVKQVLDLLRSRGAI, from the coding sequence ATGTCGCATCAATCTGATTTGATCAGCGAGGACATCCTCGCCTACCTGGGCCAGCACGAACGTAAAGAACTGCTGCGTTTCCTGACCTGCGGTAACGTCGATGACGGCAAGAGCACCCTGATCGGGCGCCTGCTGCACGACTCCAAGATGATCTACGAAGACCATCTGGAAGCCATTACCCGCGACTCGAAGAAAGTCGGCACCACCGGTGACGATATCGACCTGGCATTGCTGGTCGACGGCCTGCAGGCTGAGCGCGAGCAAGGCATCACCATCGATGTCGCGTACCGCTACTTCTCCACCGCCAAACGCAAATTCATCATTGCCGATACCCCGGGCCATGAGCAGTACACCCGCAACATGGCCACCGGCGCGTCGACCTGTGACCTGGCGATCATCCTGGTGGACGCCCGCTACGGCGTGCAGACCCAGACCCGTCGCCACAGCTTCATCGCATCCCTGCTGGGCATCAAGCACATCGTCGTGGCCATCAACAAGATGGACCTCAAGGACTTCGACCAGGGCGTGTTCGAGTCGATCAAGGCCGACTACCTGCAGTTCGCCGAAGGCTTGAAGCTCAAGCCCACCAGCATGCACTTTGTGCCGATGTCAGCCCTCAAGGGCGACAACGTGGTGAACAAGTCCGAGCGTTCGCCGTGGTACACCGGCCAGTCGCTGATGGAAATCCTCGAGACCGTTGAAGTGGCGGGCGACCGTAACTTCACCGACCTGCGTTTCCCGGTGCAGTACGTCAACCGTCCCAACCTGAACTTCCGCGGTTTCGCCGGCACCCTGGCCAGCGGTATCGTCAAGAAAGGCGACGAAATCGTGGTCCTGCCTTCGGGCAAGAGCAGCCGCGTCAAATCCATCGTCACCTTCGAAGGTGAGCTGGAGCACGCCGGTCCTGGCCAGGCGGTCACCCTGACCATGGAAGACGAGATCGACATCTCCCGTGGCGACCTGCTGGTACATGCCGACAACGTGCCGCCGGTGACCGACAGCTTCGAAGCCATGCTGGTGTGGATGGCTGAAGAACCGATGCTGCCGGGCAAGAAGTACGACATCAAGCGCGCCACCAGCTACGTGCCGGGCTCCATTGCCAGCATCGTCAACAAGGTCGACGTCAACACCCTGGAAGAAGGCCCGGCCAGTGCGTTGCAACTGAACGAAATCGGCAAGGTCAGGATCGCGCTCGATGCGCCGATCGCCCTCGACGGTTACGAAAGCAACCGCACCACCGGCGCGTTCATCATCATCGACCGCTTGACCAACGGCACCGTGGGCGCCGGCATGATCGTCGCCCAACCGGTGGCGCACGGCAGTGCTACCCACCACGGCAAACTGGCGCACGTGGCCACAGAAGAACGTGCCCAGCGCTTCGGCCAGCAGCCGGCCACCGTGCTGTTCAGCGGCCTGTCGGGCGCGGGCAAGAGCACCCTGGCCTATGCGGTCGAGCGCAAGCTGTTCGACATGGGCCGTGCGGTGTTCGTGCTCGATGGCCAGAACCTGCGTCACGACCTCAACAAAGGCCTGCCGCAGGATCGCGCCGGGCGCACCGAGAACTGGCGTCGTGCGGCGCATGTTGCCCGGCAGTTCAACGAAGCCGGCCTGCTGACCCTGGCGGCCTTCGTGGCGCCGAGTTCCGAAGGTCGTGAGCAGGCCAAGGACCTGATCGGCAAGGACCGTCTGCTGACGGTCTACGTCCAGGCTTCGCCGGCGGTCTGCGCCGAACGTGATCCACAGGGCCTGTATGCGGCGGCCGGGGATAACATCCCGGGCGAGTCCTTCCCGTACGACGTGCCGTTGGACGCCGACCTGGTAGTCGACACCCAGGCGCTGTCGCTGGAAGACAGCGTCAAACAGGTGCTGGATCTGCTGCGTAGCCGCGGCGCGATCTAA